The following coding sequences are from one Megamonas funiformis window:
- a CDS encoding DUF4867 family protein, with translation MKSVHDIEFKQYGRVLDVDTAEFVATMKAKEAIKEGVVYEPSDADLEALPLFKQMQDEVYGGLEVEFGFCSGYNNKLNAVEYHRSSEIDIAATDLILMLGRQQDIDYTNNTYETKNIECFFVPAGTAVELYATTLHYAPCKENNEEFRCGVVLPKGTNLPLQVKPVENKGENQLLFAANKWLIGHSESGVDKDGGFIGLIGENTTI, from the coding sequence ATGAAAAGTGTACATGATATTGAATTCAAGCAATATGGTAGAGTTTTAGACGTTGATACTGCTGAATTTGTAGCAACAATGAAAGCAAAAGAAGCTATTAAAGAAGGTGTAGTATATGAACCTTCTGATGCGGATTTAGAAGCATTGCCTTTATTTAAACAGATGCAAGATGAAGTTTATGGCGGATTAGAAGTGGAATTTGGTTTTTGCAGTGGCTATAACAATAAATTAAATGCAGTAGAATATCATCGTTCTTCTGAAATCGATATTGCAGCTACAGATTTAATTTTGATGCTTGGTCGTCAGCAAGATATCGATTACACAAATAATACTTATGAAACTAAAAATATAGAGTGCTTCTTTGTACCAGCAGGTACAGCAGTAGAACTTTATGCGACAACTCTTCACTATGCACCATGCAAAGAAAATAATGAAGAATTTCGTTGTGGTGTAGTTTTACCAAAAGGAACTAATCTTCCATTGCAGGTAAAACCAGTTGAAAATAAAGGTGAAAATCAATTACTTTTTGCTGCTAATAAATGGCTTATTGGACATAGTGAAAGTGGCGTAGATAAAGATGGCGGCTTTATTGGCTTAATCGGTGAGAATACAACAATTTAA
- the nrdD gene encoding anaerobic ribonucleoside-triphosphate reductase: MLVNGVEVKVNGLTDITEKEIVNYINYIKENSSETLASLTISDAGDGEVALDYRTQPAQFERIRRITGYLVGTVDRFNNAKRAEEHDRVKHGLN, from the coding sequence ATGTTAGTTAATGGTGTAGAAGTAAAAGTTAATGGTTTAACAGATATTACAGAAAAAGAAATCGTAAATTATATCAATTATATTAAAGAAAATTCTAGTGAAACTCTCGCTAGCCTCACTATTTCCGATGCTGGTGATGGAGAAGTCGCTCTTGACTATCGCACTCAACCTGCTCAATTTGAACGTATTCGCCGTATTACAGGTTATTTAGTAGGTACTGTAGACCGCTTCAACAATGCAAAACGTGCTGAAGAACATGACCGCGTAAAACATGGCCTTAATTAA
- a CDS encoding anaerobic ribonucleoside triphosphate reductase: protein MIKTIKKRTGDIVKFNAQKITDAIKKANMESIDETFSQEQLSTITNNVIKALKNLKTPGVEQIQDAVEKVLIAGNFASTAKAYILYRAEHTKLRQAKADLMDIYDELTFTKAKDADIKRENANIDADTAMGTMLKYGSEGSKYFITSHILPKDIAVAHMDGDIHIHDMDFYMLTETCCQIDLLKLFKNGFSTGHGYLREPNDIRSYAALACIAIQANQNEMHGGQAVPMFDYCMAPGVAKTYRKQYYKALGYYFNAMLDMKLEDASLLCKKIEQSLPIKISMSTADKFGKLLVDFLPKHQHEHNYQEINEQTTQMAHKFAINTAWNETNAATYQAMEAFIHNLNTMNSRAGAQVPFSSINYGTDTSPEGRMAMRNLLLATDAGLGDGETPIFPVQIFKVKEGVNYEKDDPNYDLFRLAMKTSAKRLFPNFSFLDAPFNKKYYKPNDYNSEVAYMGCRTRVMGNVYDPTREVTCGRGNLSFTSINLPRLAIEAKGDINKFYKSLDDMIDLVIRQLLHRFKIQCAKIGKNYPFLMGQNIWLDSDNIGEYDTVSEVLRHGTLTVGFIGLAETLKALIDKHHGESAEAQKLGLAIIGHMRKRMDDEAQKTKLNFSLIATPAEGLSGRFVKIDRKIYGSIPGVTDREYYTNSFHIPVYYPISAYKKIQLEAPYHNLTNGGHISYIEMDGDPTKNLTAFEAIIRCMHDNGIGYGSVNHPVDRDPVCGYTGIINGVCPKCGRSEAAHKRHVILKRMRDNCCSATSI from the coding sequence ATGATAAAAACAATCAAGAAACGCACTGGAGATATTGTGAAATTTAATGCACAAAAAATCACAGATGCTATAAAAAAAGCTAATATGGAATCTATAGATGAGACATTTTCCCAAGAGCAATTATCTACTATTACTAATAATGTTATTAAAGCATTAAAAAATTTAAAAACACCTGGTGTTGAACAAATACAAGATGCTGTAGAAAAAGTTCTCATCGCTGGTAATTTTGCTAGCACAGCTAAAGCTTATATTTTATATCGTGCAGAACATACAAAACTTCGTCAAGCTAAAGCTGATTTAATGGATATCTATGATGAACTTACTTTTACCAAAGCAAAAGATGCTGATATCAAACGTGAAAATGCTAATATTGATGCTGATACAGCTATGGGTACTATGTTAAAATATGGCTCTGAAGGTTCTAAATACTTTATTACTAGTCATATTTTGCCAAAAGATATTGCAGTAGCACATATGGACGGCGATATTCATATTCATGATATGGATTTTTATATGCTCACTGAAACTTGTTGCCAAATAGATTTATTAAAATTATTTAAAAATGGTTTTTCAACAGGTCATGGTTATTTACGTGAACCAAATGATATTCGTTCCTATGCTGCATTAGCTTGTATTGCTATTCAGGCTAACCAAAATGAAATGCATGGTGGTCAAGCTGTACCAATGTTTGATTATTGCATGGCTCCAGGCGTTGCTAAGACTTATCGTAAACAATACTACAAAGCTCTCGGCTATTATTTCAATGCTATGCTTGATATGAAACTTGAAGATGCTAGCCTACTTTGTAAAAAAATCGAACAAAGTCTTCCTATAAAAATCAGTATGAGCACTGCTGATAAATTTGGTAAACTTCTTGTAGATTTCTTACCAAAACATCAACATGAACATAACTATCAAGAAATAAATGAACAAACAACTCAAATGGCTCATAAATTTGCTATAAATACTGCATGGAATGAAACTAATGCAGCTACTTATCAGGCAATGGAAGCATTTATCCATAACTTGAACACTATGAATTCTCGTGCTGGTGCTCAGGTGCCATTTAGTTCTATCAACTATGGTACAGATACATCTCCTGAAGGTCGCATGGCTATGAGAAACCTCTTATTAGCTACAGATGCTGGTCTTGGCGATGGAGAAACTCCTATTTTCCCTGTACAAATTTTCAAAGTAAAAGAAGGGGTTAACTATGAAAAAGATGACCCTAACTACGATTTATTCCGTTTAGCAATGAAAACATCTGCGAAACGCTTATTCCCTAACTTTAGTTTCTTAGATGCTCCATTCAATAAAAAATACTATAAACCTAACGATTACAACAGTGAAGTAGCTTATATGGGTTGTCGTACTCGTGTAATGGGTAATGTTTATGATCCTACTCGTGAAGTTACATGTGGTCGTGGAAATTTAAGTTTCACAAGTATTAACTTACCACGCTTAGCAATTGAAGCTAAAGGTGATATAAATAAATTCTATAAATCCTTAGATGATATGATTGATTTAGTCATTCGTCAATTATTACACCGTTTCAAAATTCAATGTGCTAAAATCGGTAAAAACTACCCATTCTTAATGGGACAAAATATCTGGCTTGACTCTGATAATATTGGTGAATATGACACTGTAAGTGAAGTACTTCGTCATGGTACTTTAACTGTTGGTTTTATCGGTCTTGCTGAAACATTAAAAGCTTTAATTGATAAGCATCATGGTGAATCTGCTGAAGCTCAAAAATTAGGGCTTGCTATCATTGGTCATATGCGTAAACGTATGGACGATGAAGCTCAAAAAACAAAATTAAACTTCTCTTTGATTGCTACACCAGCAGAAGGTTTAAGTGGTCGTTTTGTAAAAATTGACCGCAAAATCTATGGTTCAATTCCTGGTGTTACTGATAGAGAATACTATACAAATTCCTTCCATATTCCAGTATATTATCCAATTAGTGCTTACAAAAAAATACAACTTGAAGCACCTTACCATAATTTAACAAATGGTGGTCATATAAGTTATATTGAAATGGATGGAGACCCTACAAAGAATTTAACAGCTTTTGAAGCTATTATCCGTTGCATGCATGATAACGGTATTGGTTACGGTTCTGTAAATCACCCTGTAGACCGTGATCCAGTTTGCGGATATACAGGTATTATCAATGGAGTATGTCCAAAATGTGGTAGAAGTGAAGCTGCTCATAAACGCCATGTTATTTTAAAACGTATGCGTGATAATTGTTGCAGTGCAACTTCCATTTAA
- a CDS encoding alpha-glucosidase, which translates to MGELKWWQKTVVYQIYPKSFCDSNGDGIGDIPGIISKLDYLQDLGVGAIWLCPIYPSPLVDNGYDISDYCSVAKEYGTMEDMERLISEADKRNIKIVMDLVFNHTSDKHKWFEESRSSKDNPKRDWYIWRDGKEDGSAPTNWRSIFGGSAWTLDEKTNQYYLHTFASAQPDLNWENKEVRQALFDAANFWLDKGVRGFRIDAIVYIKKPSEFKDLPVDGADNLASIAKATTYQDGILDFLHEFREKVFDRADIFTVAEADGVYPSDFDKWIGENGAFDMSFDFSHIRLGFDEDCTWHKRKSWKLIDIRKCFTEDEEATKDNGWVPVYFENHDLPRCTNYFFPQGTDTKLAAKFIATILLTMRGTPFIYEGQELGVTNIKWPSIKMYNDISSIGQYELALKDKLTPKEAMKGVWKYSRDNARSPMTWNSGSKAGFTTGRPWLPLNDEYPKLNVETETEDENSVLNYYKNLIKLRKQYPALIEGDYEELLSYSPGIYAYARTTKDKSERIIVIANTTAKIRGYKIPELKGATLLASTYGNREATLLRSYEVRVYKVKK; encoded by the coding sequence ATGGGTGAATTAAAATGGTGGCAAAAAACAGTTGTATATCAGATTTATCCTAAATCTTTCTGTGATAGTAACGGCGATGGTATTGGAGATATTCCAGGTATTATTAGTAAATTAGATTATTTGCAAGATTTAGGTGTGGGTGCTATTTGGCTTTGTCCGATTTATCCTTCACCACTTGTTGATAATGGATATGATATTTCTGATTATTGTAGTGTAGCTAAAGAATATGGGACTATGGAAGATATGGAAAGACTCATTTCGGAAGCAGATAAACGCAATATAAAAATCGTAATGGATTTAGTATTTAACCATACATCAGATAAACATAAATGGTTTGAAGAGTCTAGAAGCTCCAAAGATAATCCTAAACGTGATTGGTATATTTGGCGTGATGGTAAAGAAGATGGCTCTGCTCCTACAAATTGGCGTAGTATTTTTGGCGGTTCAGCATGGACTCTTGATGAAAAAACAAATCAATATTATTTGCATACTTTTGCTAGTGCTCAGCCAGATTTAAACTGGGAAAATAAAGAAGTTAGACAAGCTTTATTTGATGCAGCTAATTTCTGGTTAGATAAAGGTGTTCGTGGTTTTAGAATTGATGCGATTGTATATATTAAAAAACCTAGTGAATTTAAAGATTTACCAGTAGATGGAGCAGATAATTTAGCTAGTATCGCTAAAGCTACAACTTATCAAGATGGTATATTAGATTTTCTACATGAATTTAGAGAAAAAGTTTTTGATAGAGCAGATATATTTACAGTAGCAGAAGCAGATGGTGTTTATCCAAGTGATTTTGATAAATGGATTGGCGAAAATGGTGCATTTGATATGTCCTTTGATTTTAGCCATATTCGCTTAGGTTTTGATGAAGATTGCACATGGCATAAACGCAAATCATGGAAATTAATCGATATTAGAAAATGTTTCACAGAAGATGAAGAAGCTACAAAAGATAATGGCTGGGTACCTGTTTATTTTGAAAATCATGATTTACCACGTTGCACAAATTATTTCTTCCCACAGGGAACAGATACAAAATTAGCAGCTAAATTTATTGCTACAATTTTATTGACTATGAGAGGAACACCATTTATCTATGAAGGTCAAGAATTAGGTGTGACAAATATAAAATGGCCATCAATTAAAATGTATAATGATATTTCATCTATTGGTCAATATGAATTGGCACTAAAAGATAAATTGACACCAAAAGAAGCTATGAAAGGTGTTTGGAAATACAGTAGAGATAATGCACGCAGTCCAATGACATGGAATAGTGGCTCTAAAGCAGGTTTTACTACTGGTAGACCATGGTTACCACTCAATGATGAATATCCTAAATTGAATGTGGAAACAGAAACAGAAGATGAAAATTCTGTACTTAATTATTATAAAAATTTAATAAAATTACGTAAGCAATATCCAGCATTAATTGAAGGCGATTATGAAGAATTATTATCATATAGTCCAGGTATATATGCTTATGCACGTACAACTAAAGATAAATCAGAACGCATTATTGTTATCGCTAATACAACAGCAAAAATTCGCGGTTATAAAATACCAGAATTAAAAGGTGCAACATTACTAGCATCTACTTATGGAAATCGTGAAGCAACATTATTGCGTTCTTATGAAGTAAGAGTTTATAAAGTTAAGAAATAA
- the nrdG gene encoding anaerobic ribonucleoside-triphosphate reductase activating protein encodes MALIKIAGVVNDSIVDGEGFRFTIFTQGCYHNCPQCHNPQTHDVNGGHEVDTDDLLSQICENPLLNGVTFSGGEPFLQAKPLAQLAKEVHKRGLNITTFTGYTLEQLQNMHNPDIDELLNQTDVLIDGPFLIEKKDLTLQFRGSSNQRIIDMQKTRESGQIVLIEY; translated from the coding sequence ATGGCCTTAATTAAGATTGCAGGAGTTGTCAATGATTCTATTGTAGATGGTGAAGGTTTTCGCTTCACCATCTTCACTCAAGGTTGCTATCACAATTGTCCTCAGTGTCATAATCCTCAAACTCATGATGTAAATGGCGGCCATGAAGTCGATACTGATGATTTACTTTCACAAATCTGTGAAAACCCATTATTAAATGGTGTTACCTTTAGTGGAGGAGAACCTTTTCTCCAAGCAAAACCATTGGCACAATTAGCCAAAGAAGTTCATAAACGTGGTCTTAATATCACCACATTTACAGGTTATACATTAGAACAATTACAAAATATGCACAATCCTGATATCGATGAGTTACTCAATCAAACAGATGTACTCATTGATGGACCTTTCCTCATAGAAAAAAAAGACCTAACTTTACAATTTCGTGGCAGTAGCAATCAACGTATTATTGATATGCAAAAAACACGCGAAAGTGGTCAAATTGTTTTAATTGAATATTAA
- a CDS encoding OmpH family outer membrane protein, producing MKKQLLAMICSALFMLGIGGTASAAEVYQPATTASVATINYQYVLANIPESKSIQENMNKLTEEAQKEFEKSVNEKMSPADIQKVRARVATDLRQKQINLVKPVQEKINNAIKQVAQEHGYSVVITSDVALFTAVDITEEVLNAAK from the coding sequence ATGAAAAAGCAACTTTTAGCAATGATTTGTTCGGCATTATTTATGCTAGGAATAGGAGGAACTGCTTCTGCTGCTGAAGTATATCAGCCAGCTACAACAGCAAGTGTTGCTACTATTAATTATCAGTACGTATTAGCTAATATTCCAGAAAGTAAATCCATTCAGGAAAATATGAATAAACTTACTGAAGAAGCACAAAAAGAATTTGAGAAATCTGTTAACGAAAAAATGAGTCCTGCAGATATTCAAAAAGTTCGTGCAAGAGTAGCTACTGATTTAAGACAAAAACAGATTAATTTAGTAAAACCAGTACAGGAAAAAATTAATAATGCAATTAAACAAGTAGCTCAAGAACATGGATATAGCGTAGTTATTACTTCTGATGTAGCTTTATTTACTGCTGTTGATATTACAGAAGAAGTTTTAAATGCTGCAAAATAA
- a CDS encoding L-ribulose-5-phosphate 4-epimerase, which yields MLEDLKKIVFEANLMLPKYHMVTFTWGNVSGIDREKGLMVIKPSGVEYDTMKAEDMVVVDINTGKVVEGNYNPSSDTDTHIKIYQACPEIGGVVHTHSRYATSWAQARCDIPALGTTHADDFYGPIPCTRPMTAEEIAGSYEAETGNVIVETFKERGIKMMDVPGVIVYSHGPFTWEKDPIKAVKKAVVLEEVAMMAYHAVTIGNNFEPMQQELLDKHYLRKHGANAYYGQKKK from the coding sequence ATGTTAGAAGATTTGAAAAAAATTGTTTTTGAAGCTAACTTAATGTTGCCAAAATATCATATGGTAACTTTTACTTGGGGTAATGTATCTGGTATTGACCGTGAAAAAGGCTTAATGGTTATCAAACCATCTGGTGTAGAATACGATACTATGAAAGCTGAAGATATGGTAGTTGTTGACATCAATACTGGAAAAGTAGTTGAAGGTAATTATAATCCATCTTCCGATACAGATACTCATATCAAAATTTATCAAGCTTGCCCTGAAATTGGTGGCGTTGTACATACACATTCCCGTTATGCTACGTCTTGGGCACAAGCTCGCTGTGATATCCCTGCACTAGGTACAACTCACGCCGATGATTTCTATGGACCTATTCCTTGCACACGTCCTATGACTGCTGAAGAAATCGCAGGCTCTTATGAAGCTGAAACTGGTAATGTTATCGTTGAAACATTCAAAGAACGCGGTATCAAAATGATGGACGTTCCTGGCGTTATCGTATATTCTCATGGTCCTTTCACTTGGGAAAAAGACCCTATCAAAGCTGTAAAAAAAGCTGTTGTTCTTGAAGAAGTAGCTATGATGGCTTATCATGCTGTAACTATTGGCAATAATTTTGAACCAATGCAACAAGAATTATTAGATAAACATTATCTCCGCAAACATGGTGCTAATGCTTATTATGGTCAAAAAAAGAAATAG
- a CDS encoding putative porin, with protein MSKKTLVSAITAALVVGAASTTFAANNPFSDVPADSWAYDAVSTLAADGVIDGYPDGTYQGQNTMTRYEMAQIVARAMAKTDLEKADKALVDKLAAEFADELDNLGVRVADLEKKSDNVVWKGELRYRYVDASSDATDRMSGHTKKYNDNDTSQVMFRLEPKAYIGDTGWTANVRVDYEMKADEDANGKTVVARAYAKGPIGHNTTVTAGRIPLLDTYGMLLDEHMSGAQIDIASGSDKNFTTSLLAGRYNPGHDNPDILPGQTLKDFTADFYATQFNYKSEKFDANAMYAVMTNIEPGSTNWGTWAGQTVYDYDKMNIWSVGGLYRFDNNWGLLGQYAVNTESDNSDDKQAYMAELQYKNANIADPGSWGAYVAYRHFGKDVTIATTYKDVFNNQKGFAIGASYVPVENLLASVKYFDGKDIDSDTDADRFYLNLDFFY; from the coding sequence ATGTCTAAAAAAACTCTTGTCTCTGCAATTACTGCTGCTTTAGTTGTTGGTGCAGCTAGTACTACTTTTGCTGCTAATAATCCATTTAGTGATGTTCCTGCTGATAGCTGGGCTTATGATGCTGTTTCTACTCTTGCTGCTGATGGTGTTATTGATGGTTATCCAGATGGTACATATCAAGGTCAAAATACTATGACTCGCTATGAAATGGCTCAAATTGTAGCTCGTGCTATGGCAAAAACAGATCTTGAAAAAGCTGATAAAGCTCTCGTTGATAAATTAGCTGCTGAATTTGCAGATGAACTTGATAACCTTGGCGTTCGTGTTGCTGATCTTGAAAAGAAATCCGATAATGTTGTTTGGAAAGGTGAATTGCGTTACCGTTATGTTGATGCTTCAAGTGATGCCACAGATAGAATGAGCGGACATACTAAAAAATATAATGATAATGACACTAGCCAAGTAATGTTCCGTCTTGAACCAAAAGCTTATATTGGCGATACAGGATGGACTGCTAATGTTCGTGTCGATTATGAAATGAAAGCTGATGAAGATGCTAATGGTAAAACAGTAGTAGCTCGTGCTTATGCTAAAGGACCTATTGGACATAATACTACCGTTACTGCTGGTAGAATTCCTCTTCTTGATACTTATGGTATGCTTCTTGATGAACATATGTCTGGTGCTCAAATTGATATTGCAAGTGGTAGCGATAAAAACTTCACTACTTCTCTTTTAGCAGGTCGTTACAATCCTGGTCATGATAATCCAGATATTTTACCTGGTCAAACATTAAAAGATTTCACTGCTGATTTCTATGCAACTCAATTTAATTATAAAAGCGAAAAATTCGATGCTAATGCTATGTATGCTGTAATGACTAATATTGAACCAGGCTCTACAAATTGGGGTACATGGGCAGGTCAAACAGTATATGATTATGACAAAATGAATATCTGGTCTGTAGGTGGTTTATATCGCTTCGATAATAATTGGGGCTTACTCGGTCAATATGCTGTAAATACTGAATCTGATAATTCCGATGACAAACAAGCTTATATGGCAGAACTTCAATACAAAAATGCTAATATTGCTGACCCTGGTTCTTGGGGAGCTTATGTTGCTTATCGTCATTTCGGTAAAGATGTTACTATTGCTACAACATATAAAGATGTATTTAACAATCAAAAAGGTTTTGCTATAGGTGCTAGCTACGTTCCTGTAGAAAATCTCTTAGCAAGTGTTAAATATTTCGATGGTAAAGATATCGATTCCGATACAGATGCAGATAGATTCTACCTCAACCTTGATTTCTTCTATTAA
- a CDS encoding ADP-ribosylglycohydrolase family protein: MEKINKIKGALYGAIIGDALGAPLEFMPQEQIKSQFGKITEMIGGGWLQVQPGEGTDETALLLATAYGIMKNPENPFAEIGKNFIKWAISRPKDISDTTLRSIDKTMSKGHGKHLIPKARWQESAGQVDLFSNRGSVDNGAILNTLYPALYYTDEFNAVTTALDITNMTHVNTQSDNACRIYAQLIFRILNNNITKDDMDKMIDNTMYYDYKNEEIQPTASAYDSIIAMLHAFMPTDNFEDAVLTAINFGGDSDTIGAITGGLAGCYYGYDNIPTRFVEAIPSDIKKMLDTIIEAIPN; encoded by the coding sequence GTGGAAAAAATAAATAAAATTAAAGGGGCTTTATATGGTGCAATTATTGGTGATGCTCTCGGTGCACCACTTGAATTCATGCCTCAAGAACAAATCAAATCTCAATTCGGCAAGATTACAGAAATGATTGGTGGCGGTTGGTTACAAGTTCAACCAGGCGAAGGAACTGATGAAACAGCTCTACTTCTTGCTACTGCTTATGGAATTATGAAAAATCCTGAAAATCCATTTGCTGAAATCGGCAAGAATTTCATAAAATGGGCTATCAGCAGACCAAAAGATATCAGTGATACAACTCTTCGCAGTATTGATAAAACAATGTCTAAAGGTCATGGTAAACATCTTATTCCTAAAGCTCGTTGGCAAGAGTCCGCTGGACAAGTGGATTTATTCAGCAATCGCGGTAGTGTAGATAATGGTGCTATATTAAATACTTTATATCCTGCACTTTATTATACTGATGAATTCAATGCTGTTACTACTGCTCTTGATATCACTAATATGACTCATGTAAATACCCAGTCTGATAATGCTTGCCGTATTTACGCTCAATTGATTTTCCGTATTTTGAATAACAATATCACTAAAGATGATATGGATAAAATGATTGATAATACTATGTATTATGATTATAAAAATGAAGAAATTCAACCAACAGCTTCTGCTTACGATAGCATTATAGCTATGCTTCATGCTTTTATGCCTACAGATAATTTTGAAGACGCTGTACTGACTGCTATTAACTTTGGCGGTGATAGTGATACTATTGGTGCTATTACAGGTGGATTAGCAGGCTGTTACTATGGTTATGATAATATCCCAACTCGTTTTGTTGAAGCTATTCCTTCTGATATCAAAAAAATGCTCGATACTATTATTGAAGCTATTCCAAACTAA
- a CDS encoding RNA-guided endonuclease InsQ/TnpB family protein has translation MILAKKVRIYPTKEQEQKLWQSVGTARFIYNYTLAKQEENYKNGGKFINDGVIRKELTQLKKSELTWLNEVSNNITKQSVKDACKAYKRFFKSLANKPKFKSRKKSKPSFYNDPIKLKIKEKKVLIEKVGWIKINEQIPINVKYNNPRITYDNKYWYLSVGIEVDKKQEELTNISLGIDLGLKELAICSDGKIFKNINKTKKVKKLEKRLKQKQRQISRKYEINKIKKEGGERCQFIKTKNIKKLENTTKLIYRKLANIRNNYIHQVTTSIVKTKPYRIVIEDLNVSGMMKNKHLSDSVKKQCFHKFRQYITYKSELNGIELVVADRFYPSSKTCSKCGFIKKDLKLKDRVYRCPHCGAVIDRDLNASLNLSMYKLA, from the coding sequence ATGATACTTGCGAAAAAAGTTAGAATTTATCCAACAAAAGAGCAAGAACAAAAACTGTGGCAATCTGTAGGAACTGCTAGATTCATCTATAATTATACTCTCGCAAAACAGGAAGAAAATTATAAAAATGGTGGTAAATTTATTAACGACGGAGTTATCAGAAAAGAATTAACTCAACTTAAAAAGTCTGAACTAACTTGGTTAAATGAAGTATCAAATAATATCACTAAACAATCTGTAAAAGATGCTTGTAAGGCTTATAAAAGATTTTTTAAAAGCTTAGCTAACAAACCCAAATTTAAAAGTAGGAAAAAAAGTAAACCTAGTTTTTATAACGACCCGATTAAATTAAAAATTAAAGAGAAAAAAGTTTTAATAGAAAAAGTAGGTTGGATAAAAATAAATGAACAAATACCAATTAATGTTAAATATAATAATCCTAGAATAACTTATGATAATAAATATTGGTATCTATCTGTTGGAATAGAGGTAGATAAAAAACAAGAAGAATTAACAAATATTTCATTAGGTATAGATTTAGGATTGAAAGAGTTGGCTATTTGTTCCGATGGAAAAATATTTAAAAACATTAATAAGACTAAAAAAGTAAAAAAATTAGAAAAAAGATTAAAACAAAAGCAAAGACAAATAAGTAGAAAATATGAAATAAATAAAATCAAAAAAGAAGGAGGTGAACGTTGCCAATTTATCAAAACTAAAAATATAAAAAAATTAGAGAATACAACAAAACTAATATATAGAAAATTAGCTAATATTAGAAACAATTATATTCATCAAGTTACAACAAGTATAGTGAAAACCAAACCATATAGAATTGTAATAGAAGATTTGAATGTTTCTGGAATGATGAAAAATAAACATTTATCTGATTCAGTAAAAAAACAATGTTTTCATAAATTTAGACAGTATATAACATATAAATCTGAATTAAATGGAATTGAATTAGTAGTAGCGGATAGATTTTATCCATCATCAAAAACTTGTAGCAAGTGTGGATTTATAAAGAAAGATTTAAAACTAAAAGATAGAGTTTATAGATGTCCACATTGTGGAGCAGTAATTGATAGGGATTTAAATGCTTCACTAAATTTATCTATGTATAAATTAGCATAG